The following coding sequences lie in one Methylotenera versatilis 301 genomic window:
- the nadB gene encoding L-aspartate oxidase: MQQFDVLIIGSGLAGLTLALRTAEHKNVCLVSKRSINDTASDWAQGGIAAVLNDEDSIENHIQDTLVAGGGLCDEAVTRMVAEHAKESVEWLIEQGVGFTREHDNSGYHLTREGGHSHRRIIHAADATGHAVQMTLSDKVKQHPNITLMEYHIAVDLITTSKIHQNKVDSSKIVPTDDNTCLGAYVLDKSTGKVLTIAAQNTILATGGAGKVYLYTTNPDISTGDGIAMAWRAGCRVANMEFIQFHPTCLFHPHAKSFLISEAVRGEGGLLKLADGTRFMFDHDERLELAPRDVVARAIDFEMKKRGLDCVYLDITDKPLSFIKEHFPNIYKRCLEFGIDISKTPIPVVPAAHYTCGGVMTDDKGRTDIANLYAVGETACTGLHGANRLASNSLLECLVFGQMAAKDILSQPAKPSPQLPYWDESRVTDADEEVLITHTWDELRRFMWNYVGIVRTDKRLSRALHRIHMLRDEVYEFYSNFKISNDLIELRNLLQVAELIVESAISRKESRGLHYSKDHTNLEVEPIPTVLEPSNYDSLLDNE, encoded by the coding sequence ATGCAGCAATTTGATGTACTCATTATTGGCAGCGGCCTTGCGGGCTTAACTTTAGCGTTGCGAACCGCAGAACATAAGAATGTCTGTTTAGTCAGCAAACGTAGCATTAACGATACCGCAAGTGATTGGGCACAAGGCGGCATTGCTGCTGTGCTTAATGATGAAGATTCGATAGAGAATCACATACAAGATACCTTAGTCGCGGGCGGCGGCTTGTGTGATGAAGCGGTGACGAGAATGGTCGCGGAGCATGCCAAAGAATCTGTTGAATGGCTGATTGAGCAAGGCGTAGGCTTTACGCGCGAGCATGACAACTCTGGCTACCATTTAACGCGAGAAGGCGGACATAGTCACCGCCGTATTATTCATGCGGCAGATGCGACTGGTCACGCAGTGCAAATGACGCTTTCAGATAAAGTGAAGCAACATCCAAACATCACTTTAATGGAATATCACATTGCAGTTGATTTGATTACCACGAGTAAAATCCATCAAAACAAAGTGGATAGTTCAAAAATTGTACCCACTGACGATAACACCTGCCTAGGCGCTTACGTGCTAGATAAAAGCACAGGCAAAGTACTCACGATAGCCGCGCAAAACACTATTTTAGCTACAGGTGGCGCAGGTAAGGTTTATCTTTACACCACGAATCCAGACATCAGCACAGGTGATGGGATTGCCATGGCATGGCGCGCAGGTTGTCGTGTGGCGAATATGGAGTTTATACAATTCCACCCAACTTGCTTATTCCACCCACATGCCAAATCATTTCTGATTAGCGAGGCCGTACGTGGCGAAGGCGGATTATTAAAACTTGCCGATGGTACGCGTTTCATGTTTGACCACGATGAGCGTCTAGAACTTGCACCACGTGATGTGGTAGCACGCGCCATTGACTTTGAGATGAAAAAACGCGGTTTAGATTGTGTCTATTTAGACATTACTGATAAACCTTTATCTTTCATCAAAGAACATTTTCCCAATATCTACAAACGCTGTTTAGAATTCGGCATCGATATCAGCAAAACGCCCATTCCAGTGGTGCCTGCAGCGCACTACACCTGCGGTGGCGTCATGACAGATGACAAAGGTCGCACAGATATTGCAAACCTATATGCTGTGGGCGAAACTGCTTGTACAGGCTTACATGGCGCCAATCGCCTTGCCAGCAACTCGCTACTTGAATGCTTGGTATTCGGTCAAATGGCAGCAAAAGACATTCTCAGCCAACCAGCAAAACCATCACCACAATTACCTTATTGGGATGAGAGTCGCGTAACCGATGCGGACGAAGAGGTGCTGATTACACATACTTGGGACGAGCTGCGCCGTTTTATGTGGAACTACGTGGGCATTGTACGTACCGACAAGCGACTAAGCCGCGCCCTACATCGCATTCACATGCTGCGCGATGAAGTATATGAGTTCTATAGCAACTTCAAAATCAGCAACGACTTAATTGAACTGCGTAACTTATTGCAAGTGGCTGAGCTCATTGTTGAAAGCGCCATTTCTCGTAAAGAGAGTCGAGGTCTACATTACAGCAAAGACCACACGAACTTGGAAGTCGAGCCTATTCCCACAGTACTCGAACCTTCTAACTATGACAGCCTACTAGACAATGAGTGA
- a CDS encoding thermonuclease family protein: MISRICFTCICLCLSITTCLAEESTYTVTYVYDGDTVKLRSNDSQDEFKLRLSGIDAPERNQSYGLKSRRALMKLCKGENITVTARISGIDKYQRSLGKLECNGIDASYYLAEHGLAWFYAQYSSDTTIEKAAKIAHRHMLGLWADKKPVAPWNWRREHSHY, translated from the coding sequence TTGATATCTAGAATTTGCTTCACCTGTATTTGCCTATGTCTTTCTATCACAACATGCCTAGCTGAAGAAAGCACTTACACTGTCACTTATGTGTATGACGGCGACACAGTAAAGCTGCGCTCAAACGACTCACAAGATGAATTCAAATTACGCCTATCTGGCATCGATGCGCCTGAGCGCAACCAAAGTTACGGCTTAAAATCCCGACGCGCACTCATGAAGCTTTGTAAAGGCGAAAACATTACTGTCACAGCAAGAATATCTGGTATAGACAAATATCAGCGTTCCTTAGGCAAATTAGAGTGTAATGGCATTGATGCCAGTTATTATTTAGCCGAGCATGGTTTAGCTTGGTTTTACGCCCAATACTCTAGCGACACTACAATTGAGAAGGCTGCAAAAATTGCACACAGGCATATGTTAGGACTTTGGGCCGATAAAAAGCCTGTTGCACCATGGAATTGGCGACGCGAACATTCGCACTACTAG
- a CDS encoding DEAD/DEAH box helicase: MTTETILNFNELGLSEPILRAINDAGYTTPTPIQSKAIPQVLSGGDLLAGAQTGTGKTAGFTLPILHLLSQKPLSEVVKGRPRCLMLTPTRELAAQIEESVKVYGKFLPLTSTVIFGGVNANPQIARLKKPLDILVATPGRLLDHANQKNVDLSGIEILVLDEADRMLDMGFIRDIKKILAMLPKQRQNLLFSATFSDEIKALADGLLHNPGFVEVARRNTASELVEQTVHMVAQGHKRELMSHLIQQNDWQQVLIFTRTKHGANRLAEKLVKDGIQSAAIHGNKSQSARTKALAQFKDGTMRVLVATDIAARGLDIDQLPQVVNFELPNVPEDYVHRIGRTGRAGSSGAAVSLVDREELKLLKDIEKLIKREIPKVQVEGFTPSDKPEPEAPRSTQPHGRPPRGHGQGQQRKAHVPASTEGNGANPNAGRNQNRGNGQRNGQAPRNDARANTEGRPAQGNKARPAQGENTRNMSEAARHQAMPQPALFVPPSPNRHQPNRQNAARPNEGRGNAGRTNANPNSAHRSGGRGR, encoded by the coding sequence TTGACAACTGAAACAATCCTTAACTTTAACGAGTTAGGTTTATCTGAACCCATTTTGCGTGCGATTAACGACGCAGGATATACCACCCCAACCCCAATTCAATCTAAAGCGATACCGCAAGTATTAAGCGGTGGCGATTTACTTGCTGGCGCGCAAACCGGAACGGGTAAAACCGCAGGCTTTACCTTGCCGATTTTGCATCTGCTTAGCCAAAAACCTTTGAGCGAAGTTGTTAAAGGACGCCCGCGCTGCTTAATGCTAACGCCAACGCGCGAGCTTGCTGCGCAGATTGAAGAATCTGTAAAAGTGTATGGCAAGTTTTTACCTTTAACCTCTACTGTAATTTTTGGCGGAGTAAACGCCAACCCACAAATTGCGCGCTTGAAAAAACCACTGGATATTTTAGTGGCAACGCCAGGCCGCTTGCTTGACCATGCTAACCAAAAAAACGTTGATTTGTCAGGCATTGAGATTTTAGTGCTAGATGAAGCTGATCGCATGTTGGACATGGGTTTTATCCGTGACATCAAAAAGATATTAGCAATGCTACCTAAGCAACGCCAGAACCTATTGTTCTCTGCGACTTTCTCAGACGAAATCAAAGCCTTAGCCGATGGTTTATTGCACAACCCAGGCTTTGTGGAAGTGGCTCGTCGCAACACTGCCTCTGAACTGGTAGAGCAAACGGTACACATGGTTGCGCAAGGCCATAAACGTGAGTTAATGAGCCACCTCATTCAACAAAACGATTGGCAGCAAGTATTAATATTCACTCGCACCAAACACGGTGCGAATCGTTTAGCTGAAAAACTGGTAAAAGACGGTATTCAATCCGCGGCCATTCACGGCAACAAGAGCCAAAGTGCACGTACAAAAGCATTAGCGCAATTTAAAGACGGCACGATGCGTGTGTTAGTTGCCACTGACATCGCGGCACGTGGTTTGGACATTGACCAATTACCGCAAGTTGTGAATTTTGAATTACCGAATGTACCAGAAGATTATGTACATCGTATTGGCCGTACCGGTCGTGCAGGCAGTAGCGGTGCCGCGGTTTCATTGGTTGATCGTGAAGAACTGAAGCTGCTTAAAGACATTGAAAAGCTAATTAAACGCGAGATTCCAAAAGTGCAAGTTGAAGGCTTTACACCATCTGATAAGCCAGAACCAGAAGCACCACGTTCAACCCAACCTCATGGCAGACCACCACGTGGGCACGGTCAAGGTCAACAACGTAAGGCGCATGTGCCAGCTAGCACTGAAGGCAATGGCGCAAACCCTAATGCTGGTCGTAATCAAAACCGAGGCAATGGTCAGCGTAACGGCCAAGCGCCGAGAAACGATGCAAGAGCGAATACAGAGGGTCGCCCAGCACAAGGCAACAAAGCTAGACCTGCGCAAGGTGAAAACACAAGGAATATGTCAGAAGCTGCGCGCCACCAAGCAATGCCGCAACCAGCTTTATTTGTTCCACCAAGCCCGAATCGCCATCAACCTAATCGACAAAATGCTGCACGCCCTAATGAAGGTCGCGGTAATGCGGGCAGAACGAACGCAAACCCAAATAGTGCACACAGAAGCGGTGGTAGAGGTCGTTAA
- a CDS encoding FKBP-type peptidyl-prolyl cis-trans isomerase, which produces MQIAMNTVVTMTYELKDADGNVLESSTDPVAYLHGGYDNIFPKVEEAMHGKNVGDSVVVDLQPVDGFGEYDEELVQIEPASAFPADELKVGMQFEGEDESGEVILYTVTEIADGKVVVDGNHPWAGERLIFTATVTDVRVANKEEVTHQHVHGAGGHHH; this is translated from the coding sequence ATGCAAATTGCCATGAACACTGTAGTAACAATGACTTATGAACTTAAAGATGCTGATGGCAACGTGCTTGAATCTAGCACAGATCCAGTAGCTTACCTGCACGGCGGGTACGATAATATTTTCCCAAAAGTGGAAGAAGCCATGCACGGTAAAAATGTGGGCGACTCTGTAGTTGTGGATTTACAACCTGTAGATGGTTTTGGTGAGTACGATGAAGAGTTAGTACAAATCGAACCAGCTAGCGCGTTTCCAGCGGATGAATTAAAAGTCGGCATGCAATTTGAAGGCGAAGACGAAAGTGGCGAAGTGATTCTATACACAGTGACTGAAATCGCAGATGGCAAAGTTGTGGTTGACGGCAACCATCCTTGGGCTGGCGAGCGCTTGATCTTTACTGCAACCGTGACTGATGTTCGCGTAGCAAATAAAGAAGAAGTAACGCATCAACACGTGCACGGCGCTGGCGGTCATCACCACTAA
- a CDS encoding DUF748 domain-containing protein translates to MFSLVKQKVLQFLVTLPAKIFAGLFIFYCLFGYFAVNPLAKKLVPWIAEKKLASIGSVGKVTFDPLRLKATVENFKLTEKSGAPLAGFAKLVVDFEASGIFKRAWKFKEISLVDPQALIAISPQGKLNWADLIAKLNEDKTPPDDTIPRLIIQQLSVKLGNIDYVDASRATPLKAAITPLDFELGQFSTLPQDRGNYLIAANFPEQGGTLKWKGNIGVNPVASKGFVALDGVKIAKLMNIAKGVYLPLTVSQGDAQTSFEYNFSLPNNKPKLVLNNVALNLNSVVGDAPNAKVSLKQANLTIPRLDFVMNNAPQLQFQDLNMKFSGFEINSGSQSLLVLPQVAVNHVSMDLAARNAKVGQVLLPQGSVSAVMGKTGTVNWQQAFAAPTNESEPAKAASTQPSLAKTANTTEVEAPFTLEIADVQLQHWKLAYLDQTFLNPLQTNVADFNLSLALAMPKGEIAITQIQSKAIGISAKSTANKQVASLDNVQLSDGEVLIAEQKVSIPSVIFSGLKTQIIKETNKPLNWQTILAPATSSVNNTVANKTSNKADWAVSLKKVALENASFHIEDRSLTSPVVMDVEKINAEMRDSSLDLKKALPIKVDFKVKQGGQFSTQGKLTPLPFAANLDVKLNQLSLIPFAPYINQFALLTLNQGAADLTGKLAVKNSKALALSFNGGFDVNHLNVVEEISGAPFLSWERLGSRSLQVSLAPNRLQMAELQIVKPVGKFIINQDKSMNVTKFLRNQPATVPVAPTKVVAVAAEHKALPASNGMLDGAKSLIASKAKTADDKSFAPPPLTASTQEEAFPVNIETVRIDNAALEFADLSLVPQFGTNIHSLTGVINGVSTNAASTAQVELDGRVDDYGAARIRGSLQPFNVTNFTDLKLSFTNIEMNRLTPYSGKFAGRRIDSGKLSVDLEYKIKQRQLAGENKFVINKLKLGEKIKSADAADLPLDLAIAILEDSDGVIDLELPITGSLDDPQFSYGSIVWKAIRNVLGKIVTAPFRALGKLFGGSGDKLEAITFEAGGAVLSPPELEKIKMVSTALAKRQGLALGIVPAYDEALDIPAIQEHTVRSKVAEEMGLTLAEGQAAGPIDLNNAKAQKAIDNLYDTLTKKSLLKKLASKLEKPKEGHYEETVQKLTASIQVTDTDLQALAKSRGEAIQKALLAAGVSADRIHIDAPEKHKGDGNAKDINTRLTLDVNQKVSVKAE, encoded by the coding sequence ATGTTCAGCCTAGTAAAACAAAAAGTCCTACAATTCTTAGTGACTCTTCCAGCTAAAATCTTTGCTGGATTGTTCATATTTTATTGTTTGTTTGGCTACTTTGCTGTTAATCCTTTGGCTAAGAAGCTTGTTCCTTGGATTGCCGAAAAGAAATTAGCGAGTATCGGCAGCGTTGGCAAAGTGACCTTTGACCCTTTGCGCTTAAAAGCCACCGTAGAAAATTTCAAGCTAACAGAGAAGAGTGGCGCGCCTCTTGCTGGGTTCGCTAAACTGGTTGTTGATTTTGAAGCGAGTGGCATCTTTAAAAGGGCTTGGAAATTCAAAGAAATCAGCCTTGTTGATCCTCAAGCACTTATTGCCATCTCCCCACAAGGTAAGCTTAATTGGGCGGATTTAATTGCCAAGTTAAATGAAGACAAAACGCCACCTGACGATACGATTCCACGATTAATTATTCAGCAGCTTTCTGTCAAGCTGGGTAATATCGACTATGTGGATGCTAGCCGAGCCACACCACTTAAAGCTGCAATCACCCCTTTAGATTTTGAACTTGGTCAATTTTCGACCTTGCCGCAGGATAGAGGTAATTACTTGATCGCCGCTAATTTTCCAGAGCAGGGCGGTACGCTTAAATGGAAAGGCAATATCGGCGTAAATCCAGTGGCTTCAAAAGGTTTTGTTGCACTTGATGGCGTTAAAATTGCCAAGCTTATGAACATAGCTAAAGGCGTTTACTTGCCGTTAACAGTGAGCCAAGGCGATGCGCAGACGAGCTTTGAATATAACTTCTCACTACCAAACAATAAACCTAAGCTTGTACTGAATAACGTTGCATTAAATTTGAATAGCGTAGTTGGCGATGCTCCCAATGCAAAAGTCAGCTTAAAGCAGGCTAATCTTACTATACCGCGCTTAGATTTTGTGATGAACAATGCGCCGCAATTGCAGTTTCAAGATTTAAACATGAAGTTTTCAGGCTTTGAAATTAATAGCGGCAGTCAATCTTTACTAGTTTTGCCGCAAGTAGCGGTTAACCATGTCAGTATGGATTTAGCTGCGCGTAACGCTAAGGTAGGACAAGTTCTTCTGCCACAAGGCTCAGTGAGTGCTGTGATGGGTAAAACTGGCACAGTCAATTGGCAGCAAGCATTTGCTGCCCCTACTAATGAAAGCGAGCCTGCTAAAGCAGCTAGCACACAGCCAAGTCTAGCAAAAACTGCTAATACCACTGAGGTTGAAGCGCCGTTCACACTAGAAATAGCCGATGTGCAGTTGCAACATTGGAAACTTGCATATCTAGATCAAACATTCTTAAATCCATTACAAACAAATGTAGCGGACTTTAATTTGAGCCTCGCGCTCGCTATGCCCAAAGGTGAGATAGCAATCACACAAATTCAAAGTAAAGCGATAGGTATAAGCGCAAAATCAACCGCGAATAAGCAAGTGGCGAGCTTGGATAATGTTCAGCTCTCTGATGGTGAAGTTTTAATAGCTGAACAAAAGGTAAGCATACCTTCAGTGATTTTTAGCGGACTAAAAACCCAGATTATTAAAGAAACCAATAAGCCGCTTAACTGGCAAACGATCCTCGCACCAGCAACAAGTAGTGTTAATAATACAGTCGCTAATAAAACAAGCAATAAAGCTGATTGGGCTGTATCGCTTAAAAAAGTTGCGCTTGAGAACGCAAGTTTCCACATAGAAGACCGAAGTTTAACCTCGCCTGTAGTGATGGATGTTGAAAAAATTAACGCAGAGATGCGTGATAGTTCGTTGGATTTAAAGAAGGCATTGCCTATAAAAGTTGACTTTAAAGTCAAGCAAGGTGGTCAATTTAGTACGCAAGGTAAGCTCACGCCGTTGCCATTTGCGGCTAATCTTGATGTAAAACTCAATCAGCTTTCACTTATTCCATTCGCGCCGTATATCAATCAATTTGCTTTGCTGACACTCAATCAAGGTGCGGCAGATTTAACAGGTAAGCTCGCAGTAAAAAATAGTAAAGCCCTAGCGCTTAGCTTTAATGGTGGCTTTGATGTCAATCATCTGAATGTGGTGGAAGAGATAAGCGGCGCGCCATTCTTAAGCTGGGAACGTCTTGGCAGTCGTAGTCTGCAAGTGTCGCTAGCGCCCAACCGTCTACAGATGGCTGAATTGCAAATAGTTAAACCTGTAGGCAAGTTTATTATCAATCAAGATAAAAGCATGAATGTGACAAAATTTCTGCGTAATCAGCCTGCTACTGTGCCAGTTGCGCCGACGAAGGTCGTTGCAGTAGCTGCTGAACATAAAGCATTGCCTGCTAGTAACGGCATGCTAGATGGCGCTAAATCTTTGATTGCGAGTAAAGCAAAAACTGCAGATGACAAATCGTTTGCACCACCGCCTTTAACAGCTAGTACGCAAGAGGAAGCCTTTCCTGTCAATATCGAAACCGTCAGAATTGACAATGCTGCATTAGAATTTGCCGACCTTTCACTGGTTCCTCAATTTGGTACTAATATTCATTCGCTCACTGGTGTGATTAATGGCGTGTCGACTAACGCTGCTTCTACCGCACAAGTGGAGTTAGACGGTCGCGTGGATGACTATGGTGCGGCGCGTATTCGTGGTTCTCTACAACCATTTAATGTCACAAACTTTACTGATTTGAAATTATCGTTCACCAACATAGAAATGAACCGACTGACACCATATTCTGGAAAGTTTGCTGGCAGGCGTATTGATTCTGGCAAGCTTTCAGTTGATTTGGAGTACAAAATAAAACAACGCCAGTTAGCAGGCGAAAACAAGTTTGTGATTAACAAATTAAAACTAGGCGAAAAAATCAAAAGCGCAGACGCTGCTGATTTGCCGCTTGATTTGGCCATTGCCATTTTAGAAGATAGTGACGGTGTCATCGACTTAGAATTACCTATCACAGGTAGTTTGGATGATCCACAATTTAGCTATGGTAGCATCGTATGGAAAGCCATTAGAAACGTGCTTGGCAAGATCGTCACTGCGCCATTCCGCGCTTTAGGTAAATTGTTTGGTGGTAGTGGCGATAAGCTAGAAGCGATTACTTTTGAAGCCGGGGGCGCTGTGCTTAGTCCGCCAGAGCTTGAAAAAATTAAAATGGTCAGCACTGCGTTAGCAAAAAGACAAGGTTTAGCGCTTGGTATCGTACCTGCTTATGATGAAGCTTTAGATATACCTGCAATACAAGAACATACAGTGCGTAGTAAGGTGGCAGAAGAAATGGGACTTACATTGGCAGAAGGTCAAGCTGCAGGGCCAATCGATTTGAATAACGCTAAGGCGCAAAAAGCTATTGATAATCTTTACGATACGCTTACCAAAAAAAGCTTATTGAAAAAATTGGCTTCTAAGTTAGAAAAGCCCAAAGAGGGGCATTATGAAGAAACTGTACAGAAACTGACTGCCAGCATACAAGTGACAGATACGGATTTACAAGCACTAGCTAAATCTCGTGGAGAAGCAATACAAAAAGCCTTGCTAGCGGCTGGCGTCAGCGCAGATAGAATACATATAGACGCACCAGAAAAACACAAGGGTGACGGAAATGCCAAGGACATAAATACTAGGCTAACCTTAGATGTTAATCAAAAAGTGTCAGTCAAAGCAGAGTAG
- the mutS gene encoding DNA mismatch repair protein MutS, whose protein sequence is MSKIQQPSAHEAAAASHTPMMRQYLGLKAQHPDMLLFYRMGDFYELFFEDAEKASRLLGITLTHRGSSNGQPIKMAGVPYHAAEGYLAKLAKLGEAVAICEQIGDPATSKGPVDRQVARILTPGTLTDTALLDESRDNQLLSIFQAEGVIGLARLNLASGTFILSEIAVGLLGQEIERIAPSEILLADDFMHAAIGLSKVAKKRLSPWQFDFDSAFNTLTKQFNTYDLNGFGCASLNPAICAAGALLDYVKHTQRTTLPHINAISVEVTSAYVQLDAATRRNLEIDMTLRGEASPTLYSLLNTTQTAMGARLLRHWLHHPLQDRNLVMKRHEAVAELIQNNSYAMLPLKNIGDIERITARIALKTARPRDLSGLSASLQQLPLLQAQLQNSQTSLLQTLGSSLTPPNAVASLLTTAIKAEPSVVLREGGVIADGYDAELDELRALQNNHGEFLLQYEAAEKARTGITNLKVEYNSVHGFYIEMSRAQAETAPAEYRRRQTLKNVERFITPELKAFEDKVLSANDRALAREKLLFAEVLEKLMPFIVALQTNAGAVASLDVLSCFAERAETLNYVAPEFITEAGIQIVNGRHPVVESIAQPFIANDVVLNPYRQLLLITGPNMGGKSTFMRQTALIVLLAHCGCYVPASSAKIGEIDRIMTRIGASDDLAGGRSTFMVEMTETANILHNATDKSLVLLDEIGRGTSTFDGLSLAWAVAKQLLEKNRSYTLFATHYFELTRIVDEFKQAANVHLDAVEHGHNIVFMHKVEEGAANQSYGLQVAQLAGIPKSVVASAKRKLLQLENQNVANNNAQVDLFSSEAIAPEIVLHPVVNALEGVNPDDLTPKQALEVLYHLKTFV, encoded by the coding sequence ATGAGTAAGATTCAACAGCCCTCAGCACATGAGGCAGCCGCCGCTAGCCACACCCCCATGATGCGCCAGTATCTTGGTTTAAAGGCACAGCATCCAGATATGTTGTTGTTTTATCGCATGGGCGACTTTTATGAGTTGTTTTTTGAAGATGCTGAAAAAGCCTCACGTCTGCTGGGTATAACATTAACGCATCGCGGTAGCAGTAATGGTCAGCCTATCAAAATGGCAGGTGTACCATATCATGCGGCTGAAGGCTATTTAGCTAAATTAGCTAAATTAGGTGAAGCGGTTGCGATTTGTGAGCAAATAGGCGATCCCGCAACCAGCAAAGGTCCTGTGGATAGGCAAGTCGCACGTATTTTAACGCCAGGTACGTTAACTGATACGGCGCTGTTAGATGAGTCTCGTGATAATCAGTTACTCAGCATTTTTCAAGCAGAAGGCGTGATTGGTTTAGCACGTTTAAATCTCGCTTCTGGTACGTTTATTTTAAGCGAGATTGCAGTCGGGCTATTAGGCCAAGAGATTGAGCGTATTGCCCCCAGTGAGATTTTGTTGGCAGATGATTTTATGCATGCGGCAATCGGTTTGAGTAAAGTGGCTAAAAAGCGCTTAAGCCCATGGCAGTTTGATTTTGACAGTGCTTTTAATACTTTAACTAAACAGTTCAACACATATGATTTAAACGGTTTTGGCTGCGCTAGCCTTAACCCAGCCATTTGTGCGGCGGGTGCTTTACTTGATTATGTGAAGCACACGCAACGCACCACCTTGCCGCATATCAACGCCATTTCGGTTGAAGTGACTAGTGCTTACGTTCAGCTAGATGCTGCCACACGACGCAATCTAGAAATAGATATGACCTTGCGTGGCGAAGCAAGCCCGACTTTGTATTCACTGCTCAATACCACGCAAACTGCCATGGGCGCACGGCTTTTGCGCCACTGGTTGCATCACCCATTGCAAGATAGAAATTTGGTGATGAAGCGCCATGAAGCAGTAGCTGAGCTGATTCAGAATAATAGTTACGCTATGTTGCCGCTGAAGAATATCGGCGATATAGAGCGTATCACAGCCCGTATAGCCCTTAAAACAGCTAGGCCGAGAGATTTATCAGGCTTGTCTGCAAGTTTGCAGCAATTACCTTTACTGCAAGCGCAATTGCAAAACTCACAAACCAGCTTATTACAGACTTTGGGCTCAAGTTTAACCCCGCCGAATGCGGTTGCGAGTTTGCTGACTACCGCGATTAAAGCCGAGCCAAGCGTTGTGTTGCGTGAAGGTGGCGTGATTGCTGATGGTTACGATGCTGAGTTGGACGAATTACGTGCGCTGCAAAATAATCATGGCGAATTTCTATTGCAATATGAAGCGGCCGAAAAAGCCCGCACAGGCATCACTAATTTAAAAGTTGAGTACAACAGTGTGCACGGCTTTTATATTGAAATGAGTCGCGCGCAAGCTGAAACCGCCCCTGCAGAATATCGACGTCGTCAGACGCTAAAAAATGTTGAACGCTTTATCACGCCTGAACTTAAAGCGTTTGAAGACAAAGTACTGAGCGCTAATGACCGCGCACTCGCGCGCGAGAAGCTGCTTTTTGCCGAAGTGCTAGAGAAGCTAATGCCGTTTATTGTCGCCCTGCAGACCAATGCTGGTGCGGTTGCTAGCTTGGATGTGTTGAGTTGTTTTGCCGAACGCGCTGAAACACTCAATTATGTTGCACCAGAATTTATTACAGAAGCTGGCATTCAAATTGTAAATGGGCGCCATCCTGTGGTTGAAAGTATCGCCCAGCCCTTTATTGCCAATGATGTGGTGTTAAATCCTTATCGCCAGTTGTTGCTCATTACCGGTCCTAACATGGGTGGTAAATCAACCTTTATGCGGCAAACTGCGTTGATTGTATTGTTGGCGCATTGTGGATGTTATGTTCCGGCGAGTTCGGCTAAAATCGGAGAAATTGATCGCATTATGACGCGAATCGGCGCATCTGATGATTTGGCAGGTGGTCGCTCTACCTTTATGGTGGAAATGACAGAAACCGCTAACATTTTGCATAATGCGACGGATAAAAGCTTAGTATTGCTAGATGAAATTGGTCGCGGCACTTCGACTTTTGATGGTTTAAGTTTGGCTTGGGCTGTGGCTAAGCAGTTGCTAGAGAAGAACCGCAGTTATACACTTTTTGCAACCCACTATTTTGAACTTACACGCATTGTCGATGAGTTTAAACAGGCCGCTAACGTGCATCTAGATGCAGTTGAGCATGGTCACAACATAGTCTTTATGCATAAGGTTGAAGAGGGTGCTGCTAATCAAAGTTATGGTTTGCAAGTAGCGCAGTTGGCGGGTATTCCTAAATCGGTAGTGGCGAGCGCAAAGCGCAAATTACTCCAGCTTGAAAATCAAAATGTGGCAAACAATAACGCCCAAGTAGATTTGTTTTCAAGCGAAGCAATCGCGCCAGAAATAGTGTTGCATCCGGTGGTTAATGCATTAGAGGGTGTTAATCCAGACGACTTGACGCCTAAGCAAGCTTTAGAAGTTCTTTATCATCTAAAGACCTTTGTTTGA